One genomic segment of Nocardia spumae includes these proteins:
- a CDS encoding amidohydrolase has protein sequence MSTQLLVGGRIYSSSSPDATTMAVTDGTVVWLGAERPGRALHPDAEIIDLGGAFVAPAFVDPHVHVTALGLQLTGLDLSAATSLPHCLELIRAYAATHPGTVIGDGWDETRWPEGRPPTLEEIDTATGGARAVYLARVDAHSAVVSSALLDSVVAAREAVGYAAGQPLRAQAHHLVRRAALGGLDRAQRDRARAAALDHAAAHGVVEVHECAGPDISGRADVRELLEFDHGVRVRAYWGQAVTSAEDARALIEELGVHGLAGDLFVDGSFGSHTALLREPYADRDTTGVGYLDAAAIAAHVRACTEAGVQAGFHAIGDAAMDAVVEGFSRVAAELGAPAVATRGHRVEHAELLDGGHIAKLAEFGVIASVQPGFDTAWGGAEGMYAARLGAERAAAANPFAAMAAAGISLAIGSDAPVTGLNPWQAVRAAAHHRTPGHHISPRAAFAAATRGAWRAGGVRDGVAGTLVPGAPASYAVWEAEDLVVAAASDTVQRWSTDPRSRVPGLPALDPDAALPRCLRTVREGVVIYEA, from the coding sequence GTGAGTACCCAGTTGCTGGTCGGCGGCCGAATCTACAGCTCCAGTTCTCCCGATGCCACGACGATGGCGGTCACCGACGGCACCGTGGTCTGGCTGGGCGCCGAACGCCCGGGACGCGCGCTGCATCCGGACGCCGAGATCATCGACCTGGGCGGCGCTTTCGTCGCTCCCGCGTTCGTCGATCCGCATGTGCACGTCACCGCCCTCGGCCTGCAGCTGACCGGTCTGGACCTGTCCGCGGCGACATCGCTGCCGCACTGCCTCGAGCTGATTCGTGCCTATGCCGCGACGCATCCGGGCACCGTGATCGGGGACGGCTGGGACGAGACCCGCTGGCCCGAAGGCCGCCCGCCCACCCTCGAGGAGATCGATACCGCGACCGGAGGCGCTCGCGCGGTGTATCTGGCTCGCGTGGACGCGCATTCCGCCGTCGTTTCCTCGGCTCTGCTCGACTCCGTCGTCGCCGCGCGCGAAGCGGTGGGATACGCCGCCGGGCAACCACTGCGCGCGCAGGCACACCATCTCGTGCGCCGCGCCGCCCTCGGCGGTCTCGACCGGGCGCAGCGTGACCGCGCCCGCGCCGCCGCCCTCGACCACGCCGCGGCACACGGTGTCGTCGAGGTCCACGAATGCGCCGGACCGGATATCTCCGGCCGTGCCGATGTCCGCGAACTGCTGGAATTCGACCACGGTGTGCGGGTGCGCGCCTACTGGGGCCAAGCGGTCACCTCCGCCGAGGATGCTCGCGCCCTGATCGAGGAACTCGGTGTGCACGGACTGGCCGGGGATCTGTTCGTCGATGGTTCCTTCGGTTCGCACACCGCCCTGCTGCGCGAGCCCTACGCCGATCGCGACACCACCGGGGTCGGCTATCTCGACGCCGCGGCGATCGCCGCCCATGTGCGCGCCTGCACCGAGGCAGGCGTGCAGGCGGGATTCCACGCCATCGGCGACGCGGCCATGGACGCGGTGGTCGAGGGCTTCTCCCGCGTCGCCGCCGAGCTCGGCGCACCGGCCGTGGCCACCCGCGGCCACCGCGTCGAACACGCGGAGCTGCTCGACGGCGGCCATATCGCGAAACTCGCCGAATTCGGCGTGATCGCCAGTGTGCAACCGGGTTTCGACACCGCCTGGGGTGGTGCGGAGGGGATGTACGCGGCGCGCCTGGGCGCCGAGCGTGCCGCCGCGGCCAATCCCTTCGCGGCGATGGCGGCGGCGGGGATCTCGCTGGCGATCGGCTCGGACGCACCTGTCACCGGTCTGAACCCGTGGCAGGCCGTGCGCGCGGCGGCCCATCACCGCACCCCCGGACACCACATCTCACCGCGTGCCGCTTTCGCCGCCGCCACCCGTGGCGCCTGGCGGGCCGGCGGCGTGCGGGACGGTGTCGCGGGCACCCTGGTGCCCGGGGCCCCGGCGTCCTACGCGGTGTGGGAGGCCGAGGACCTGGTCGTCGCGGCGGCCTCGGATACCGTCCAGCGATGGTCGACCGATCCGCGCTCCCGGGTTCCGGGGTTGCCCGCGCTGGACCCGGATGCCGCGTTGCCGCGGTGCCTGCGCACGGTCCGCGAGGGTGTTGTCATCTACGAGGCCTGA
- a CDS encoding helix-turn-helix domain-containing protein translates to MVRLPLTAAQVDAGRRLGAHLRAVRGDRDPVAIARAAGISPETLRKIESGRLPSPAFGTVVGLGIALGVPLQELAEVWQSDSGLSASA, encoded by the coding sequence ATGGTTCGTCTTCCGCTGACCGCGGCACAGGTCGATGCCGGTCGTCGCCTGGGAGCGCATCTGCGCGCGGTGCGGGGTGATCGGGATCCGGTCGCCATCGCGCGGGCCGCCGGTATCTCGCCGGAGACGCTGCGCAAGATCGAGTCCGGCCGGCTGCCCAGTCCGGCGTTCGGCACGGTGGTCGGGCTCGGTATCGCCCTCGGTGTTCCGCTGCAGGAGCTGGCCGAGGTCTGGCAGTCCGACAGCGGTCTGAGCGCGTCCGCGTGA
- the map gene encoding type I methionyl aminopeptidase, whose translation MVELKTPAEIERMRIAGQFVAQVLAEVRERAVVGVNLLDLEQHVRRRIHERGAVSCYWDYSPSFGRGPFRNTVCLSVNDAVLHGLPFDYVLRDGDVLTIDLAVSVDGWVADAAVTTIVGTADPEDARLVGATEEALAAAVAAARPGGRLGDISAAIAAVARRHGYPVNTEFGGHGLGRTMHEDPHVPNSGRAGRGMRLIPGLTIAIEPWFARTTDRIFTDPDGWTIRSADGSRTAHSEHTVAITDDGPEILTRAA comes from the coding sequence GTGGTCGAATTGAAGACCCCCGCCGAGATCGAGCGGATGCGAATCGCCGGGCAGTTCGTAGCCCAGGTACTCGCCGAGGTGCGGGAGCGGGCCGTGGTCGGCGTGAATCTGCTCGACCTCGAACAGCACGTTCGCCGCCGAATTCACGAACGCGGCGCGGTGTCGTGCTACTGGGATTACTCGCCGTCGTTCGGCCGTGGGCCGTTCCGCAATACCGTCTGCCTATCGGTCAACGACGCCGTCCTGCACGGACTGCCCTTCGACTACGTCCTGCGCGACGGTGACGTGCTGACCATCGACCTGGCGGTATCGGTCGACGGGTGGGTCGCCGACGCCGCGGTTACGACGATCGTCGGCACCGCCGATCCCGAAGATGCCCGACTGGTCGGCGCCACCGAGGAAGCCTTGGCGGCGGCGGTGGCCGCCGCGCGCCCGGGTGGACGGCTCGGCGATATCTCGGCGGCGATCGCGGCAGTGGCCCGCCGTCACGGTTATCCGGTCAACACCGAATTCGGCGGGCACGGCCTGGGCCGGACCATGCACGAGGATCCGCACGTCCCCAACAGCGGGCGCGCCGGACGCGGTATGCGGCTGATCCCGGGCCTGACCATCGCGATCGAGCCGTGGTTCGCGCGCACCACCGACCGCATCTTCACCGATCCCGACGGCTGGACGATCCGGTCCGCCGACGGCTCCCGGACCGCCCATTCCGAGCACACCGTCGCCATCACCGACGACGGCCCCGAAATCCTCACGCGGGCCGCGTGA
- a CDS encoding TSUP family transporter, with the protein MDVADWAVLLPAAAAAGWVDAVVGGGGLIILPTLLLVAPTVPPQTALGTNKLAGFAGTSAAAVTFARRVPLRWPPLVAGAIIAAGAAAAGSAAVALIDRRYFIPIVMAVLIGVAIVVTVRPSVGVTMATHPPTRRRTMLVIGLAAGLIGAYDGLLGPGTGTFLIITFATLLGTEFVRAAAMAKVINCGSNLGSLILLTATGHVIWSIGLGMAAANIAGAVVGSRMAIARGAGFVRAVLLIVVAAMVVRLGWQQFG; encoded by the coding sequence GTGGATGTGGCGGACTGGGCGGTACTGCTGCCCGCCGCCGCGGCCGCGGGGTGGGTGGACGCCGTGGTCGGCGGGGGCGGATTGATCATCCTGCCCACCCTGCTGCTGGTGGCGCCGACAGTGCCGCCGCAGACCGCGCTGGGGACCAACAAGCTCGCCGGATTCGCCGGGACCAGCGCCGCCGCGGTGACCTTCGCGCGCCGGGTGCCGCTGCGCTGGCCGCCACTGGTCGCCGGTGCGATCATCGCCGCCGGCGCGGCCGCCGCGGGCTCGGCCGCGGTCGCGCTGATCGATCGGCGGTATTTCATTCCGATCGTCATGGCGGTGCTGATCGGGGTGGCGATCGTGGTGACGGTGCGGCCCTCGGTCGGGGTCACCATGGCGACCCATCCTCCGACGCGCCGCCGCACGATGCTGGTGATCGGGCTGGCCGCGGGTCTCATCGGCGCCTACGACGGTCTGCTCGGCCCGGGGACCGGCACCTTCCTCATCATCACCTTCGCCACCCTGCTGGGCACCGAATTCGTGCGGGCGGCGGCGATGGCGAAGGTGATCAACTGCGGCTCCAACCTCGGCTCACTGATCCTGCTCACCGCGACGGGCCATGTCATCTGGTCGATCGGCCTGGGTATGGCGGCGGCGAATATCGCCGGGGCCGTGGTGGGTTCGCGGATGGCGATCGCGCGGGGCGCGGGCTTCGTCCGCGCCGTCCTGCTGATCGTGGTGGCGGCCATGGTGGTGCGGCTGGGCTGGCAGCAGTTCGGCTGA
- a CDS encoding TetR/AcrR family transcriptional regulator: MPPSALRDRKRERTRRALLEAAADLFESRGYEATTVADIAATAEVGTRTFFNYFESKEELLFPEPDERVTAAVSAIASRRADERPVEVLLRALRAAGDNPGDHLGDDLAARIAVLRARVSRTVPAVSGRAAHAQLAAQQEIARQLRDAFPEELDEVGAAALVGAVVGAVSGALTVLFQGRHAIEDGERLHRTIRETTSRVLAPWLSAGRHLTAEARC; the protein is encoded by the coding sequence GTGCCGCCATCCGCACTCCGTGACCGCAAGCGGGAACGCACCCGCCGCGCCCTCCTCGAGGCTGCCGCCGATCTGTTCGAATCCCGTGGCTACGAGGCGACCACCGTCGCCGATATCGCCGCGACAGCCGAGGTGGGTACCAGAACATTCTTCAACTATTTCGAGAGTAAAGAGGAACTGCTGTTCCCCGAACCCGATGAACGGGTGACCGCCGCGGTCAGCGCGATCGCGAGCCGCCGCGCCGACGAGCGTCCCGTGGAGGTCCTGCTGCGCGCGCTGCGGGCCGCCGGGGACAATCCCGGTGATCACCTCGGTGACGATCTCGCCGCCCGGATCGCGGTGTTGCGGGCGCGGGTCTCGCGCACGGTGCCCGCGGTGAGCGGGCGCGCCGCACACGCCCAGCTGGCCGCCCAGCAGGAGATCGCGCGGCAGTTGCGGGACGCCTTTCCCGAGGAACTCGACGAGGTCGGCGCGGCCGCACTGGTCGGTGCGGTGGTCGGCGCGGTATCGGGTGCGCTGACCGTACTGTTCCAGGGCCGGCACGCGATCGAGGACGGGGAGCGGTTGCATCGCACCATCCGCGAGACCACCTCGCGGGTGCTCGCGCCCTGGTTGTCGGCCGGCCGGCACCTGACCGCCGAGGCGCGCTGCTGA
- a CDS encoding sensor histidine kinase, whose protein sequence is MRRFSLWLRGKPLVADSMLAAVLVLLDLLTIGGKDHTVLYLLLGLVIPIPVIWRRVYPRASAVALLVLSITTTAVSMVIGEDLQPPALLAVGVALYTLVAYVGRRDGVAYLIGLAVDGAFSLAVVGQSILVVTGFLIMYYALCWTLAEFLGARHAYDAEVAARLAVADYDRQRSAHDAVATERTRIARELHDVVAHAVSVIIVQADGAKYALRDDPAVTEQALGTIAATGREALRELRRTVELLRTEHAPEQLPQHGTAGLAKVVEMMRSAGLSVELELTGELDEVAPEVSLGVHRIVQESLTNTFRHAGPDPQAWVRVRRRDADVLVEVLDRGHGAGAAAPAAATTDVAARNGIAGSGLGLVGMRERIAVLGGTLEVGRRPEGGWRVCASIPLQRELPD, encoded by the coding sequence GTGCGCCGATTCAGTCTGTGGCTTCGCGGCAAACCCCTGGTCGCCGATTCGATGCTCGCGGCCGTGCTGGTACTGCTCGATCTGCTGACCATCGGCGGTAAGGACCACACTGTCCTCTACCTGCTCCTCGGGCTGGTGATTCCGATACCGGTGATCTGGCGCCGGGTCTATCCGCGCGCGAGCGCGGTGGCGCTGCTGGTGTTGTCGATCACCACCACCGCGGTGAGCATGGTCATCGGCGAGGATCTGCAACCGCCGGCGCTGCTGGCGGTCGGTGTCGCCCTCTACACCCTGGTGGCCTACGTCGGTCGTCGCGACGGTGTGGCGTATCTGATCGGGCTGGCCGTGGACGGGGCCTTCTCGCTCGCCGTGGTCGGCCAGTCGATCCTCGTCGTCACCGGATTCCTGATCATGTACTACGCGCTGTGCTGGACGCTCGCGGAATTCCTCGGCGCCCGGCACGCCTACGACGCCGAGGTCGCGGCCCGGCTGGCGGTGGCCGACTACGACCGCCAGCGCAGTGCCCACGACGCGGTCGCGACCGAACGCACCCGCATCGCACGGGAATTGCACGATGTGGTGGCGCACGCGGTCAGCGTGATCATCGTGCAGGCCGACGGCGCCAAATACGCGCTGCGCGACGATCCCGCGGTCACCGAGCAGGCCCTGGGCACCATCGCCGCGACCGGGCGGGAGGCGCTGCGTGAACTGCGGCGCACCGTGGAACTGCTGCGCACCGAACACGCCCCCGAACAGCTGCCACAGCACGGCACCGCGGGGTTGGCGAAGGTGGTCGAGATGATGCGCAGCGCGGGACTGTCCGTAGAACTGGAACTGACCGGCGAGCTCGACGAGGTGGCTCCGGAGGTCAGTCTCGGCGTCCATCGCATCGTCCAGGAGTCGCTGACCAACACCTTCCGCCACGCCGGGCCCGATCCGCAGGCCTGGGTGCGGGTACGCCGGCGCGACGCCGATGTTCTGGTCGAGGTGCTCGATCGCGGGCACGGCGCCGGCGCCGCGGCCCCGGCGGCCGCGACCACCGACGTGGCGGCGCGCAACGGGATCGCCGGTAGCGGGCTCGGCCTGGTAGGGATGCGGGAGCGGATCGCGGTGCTGGGCGGCACACTCGAGGTGGGACGGCGTCCGGAAGGCGGCTGGCGGGTGTGCGCGAGCATCCCGCTGCAGCGCGAGCTGCCCGATTGA
- a CDS encoding FxsA family protein, translating to MPALLFALYLVVEIAALVVVGHLIGAVPTILLLIAGSALGLILVRSQGRRVFQQFRRARRGEIGAGTAVADGALVGAGAVLMFVPGLVTSVFGLLLLLPTRALLRPLVSAAALRRIDRLTMAAGYRGVVVDPSGEVVDGVVVEQYYDDGQGTTRRMIDPH from the coding sequence ATGCCCGCCCTCTTGTTCGCCCTCTATCTCGTCGTCGAGATCGCGGCGCTGGTCGTGGTCGGTCACCTGATCGGTGCCGTACCGACCATCCTGTTGCTGATCGCCGGATCCGCGCTGGGGCTGATCCTGGTGCGTTCCCAGGGACGCCGTGTCTTCCAGCAGTTCCGGCGCGCGCGGCGCGGTGAGATCGGTGCGGGTACCGCGGTGGCCGACGGGGCGCTCGTCGGCGCGGGCGCGGTACTGATGTTCGTGCCCGGTCTGGTCACCTCCGTCTTCGGCCTGCTTCTGCTGCTGCCCACCCGCGCGCTGCTGCGGCCGCTGGTATCGGCCGCCGCGCTGCGCCGTATCGACCGGCTGACCATGGCGGCCGGATATCGCGGTGTCGTGGTCGATCCGTCCGGCGAGGTCGTCGACGGTGTGGTGGTCGAGCAGTACTACGACGACGGCCAGGGCACGACGCGGCGGATGATCGACCCGCACTGA
- a CDS encoding nitroreductase/quinone reductase family protein codes for MSVSSTPESAAPAAPSGRRRLRLQPAVDAILRTLLRSPLHRLLGDKLLIITVVGRKSGRVYANPVGYAESGGVLLVGTAAGWRRNLRSGEPVRITWHGRDRLADWEVVSDEHEITEPYRVILSRNPTHGRFAGISLDPDGEVNRAQLRAALARGTVVVRLRPRSLP; via the coding sequence ATGTCCGTATCCAGCACACCCGAATCCGCAGCGCCCGCCGCCCCGTCCGGCCGCCGGCGACTGCGTCTGCAACCGGCGGTCGATGCCATCCTGCGCACCCTGCTGCGATCGCCGCTGCACCGCCTGCTCGGCGACAAACTGCTGATCATCACGGTGGTCGGGCGGAAATCCGGTCGCGTATACGCGAATCCGGTCGGATATGCCGAATCGGGCGGCGTCCTGCTGGTCGGCACCGCCGCCGGCTGGCGGCGCAACCTACGATCCGGGGAACCGGTGCGCATCACCTGGCACGGTCGCGACCGGCTGGCCGACTGGGAGGTGGTCTCGGACGAACACGAGATCACCGAGCCCTACCGCGTCATCCTCAGCCGGAATCCCACGCACGGCCGCTTCGCCGGGATCTCCCTGGACCCCGACGGCGAGGTGAACCGCGCGCAACTGCGCGCGGCACTCGCGCGCGGCACGGTGGTGGTGCGGCTGCGCCCGCGCTCGCTCCCCTGA
- a CDS encoding TetR/AcrR family transcriptional regulator, whose product MTAERTARTRGRPRRGVREAVIAAAQEVLTNSGGARLTTKEVATRAGVAESSIFYHFGDRTGLLQAVIHHHLRPLKDMLADHSGTAEANEPDDLRTDLVRLLTVLENFFHAALPVLAAIESDPDLRAAYSARSRDLDLGPHRAVDAVIAHLSARHTIVAQPRTAALLIVGAAHQRALQHRMSPAEAQAALPSPEAIADAALPLFLPATAP is encoded by the coding sequence GTGACCGCCGAACGGACCGCGCGTACCCGCGGACGACCCCGCAGGGGCGTCCGCGAGGCCGTGATCGCCGCGGCCCAGGAGGTTCTCACGAACTCGGGCGGGGCACGACTGACCACCAAGGAGGTCGCCACTCGCGCCGGCGTGGCCGAATCCAGCATCTTCTACCACTTCGGCGATCGAACAGGCCTGCTACAGGCGGTGATTCACCACCATCTGCGACCGCTGAAGGATATGCTCGCCGACCACTCCGGCACCGCCGAGGCGAACGAACCGGACGATCTGCGCACCGATCTCGTACGCCTGCTCACCGTGCTGGAGAACTTCTTCCACGCCGCGTTACCGGTGCTCGCGGCCATCGAGTCCGATCCCGATCTGCGGGCGGCCTATTCCGCGCGCAGCCGCGATCTCGATCTGGGCCCGCACCGCGCGGTCGACGCGGTCATCGCCCATCTGTCGGCGCGGCACACGATCGTCGCGCAACCCCGGACGGCCGCGCTGCTCATCGTGGGGGCGGCACACCAGCGCGCCCTGCAACACCGGATGAGCCCGGCCGAAGCGCAGGCGGCCCTGCCCTCCCCCGAGGCGATCGCCGACGCGGCCCTACCGCTGTTCCTGCCCGCGACGGCGCCCTGA
- a CDS encoding TldD/PmbA family protein: MSIASATVDEQFRALPLAALSDAALSGARAAGADHADLRVHRLVTQSIRLRDGRVESIDNAVDLGFAVRVIVDGTWGFASHCELTPETAAAVARRAVEVAGTLRALNRERVELAAEPVYRDATWSSPYDLDPFAVPTPEKVALLQDYSQRLAAAAGVDHVTASVLQVKEQTYYADTAGSTITQQRVRLHPQLEAISVDAGTGGFETMRTLAAPAGRGWEYVTGADGVWDWDDELARIPQWLAEKIAAPSVTPGPSDLVIDPSNLWLTIHESIGHATEYDRAIGYESAYAGTSFATPDTLGTLRYGAAIMHVTGDRTQAHGLATVGYDDEGVAGQRWDLVRDGVLVGYQLDRAFAPRLGVDRSNGCSYADSAHHVPIQRMANVSLQPDPETDTSTADLISRVEDGIYIVGDRSWSIDMQRYNFQFTGQRFFRIRNGQLDGQLRDVAYQATTTDFWGSMEAVGGRSTWVLGGAFNCGKAQPGQIAAVSHGCPSVLVRGVNVLNTRQEAG; encoded by the coding sequence GTGAGCATCGCATCCGCGACCGTGGACGAACAGTTCCGGGCGCTACCGCTGGCCGCACTCTCCGACGCGGCGTTGTCGGGGGCGCGCGCGGCCGGCGCCGATCATGCCGACCTGCGGGTGCATCGGCTGGTGACCCAATCGATCCGGTTGCGGGACGGCCGTGTCGAGTCGATCGACAATGCGGTCGACCTCGGCTTCGCGGTCCGCGTGATCGTCGACGGCACCTGGGGTTTCGCCTCGCACTGCGAATTGACGCCCGAGACGGCCGCGGCCGTGGCCCGGCGCGCGGTCGAGGTGGCGGGCACGCTGCGCGCGCTCAACCGCGAGCGGGTCGAACTCGCCGCCGAACCGGTGTACCGGGACGCGACCTGGTCCTCGCCCTACGACCTCGACCCGTTCGCCGTCCCGACGCCGGAAAAAGTCGCTTTGCTGCAGGACTATTCGCAGCGGCTGGCGGCTGCCGCGGGCGTCGACCACGTCACCGCGTCGGTGCTGCAGGTCAAGGAGCAGACGTACTACGCCGACACCGCCGGCTCCACGATCACCCAGCAGCGGGTGCGGCTGCATCCGCAACTCGAGGCGATCTCCGTCGACGCCGGCACCGGCGGTTTCGAGACGATGCGCACGCTGGCCGCACCGGCCGGGCGCGGCTGGGAGTACGTCACCGGCGCCGACGGAGTATGGGACTGGGACGACGAGCTGGCCCGCATCCCGCAGTGGCTGGCCGAGAAGATCGCGGCGCCGTCGGTGACGCCGGGCCCGTCCGATCTGGTGATCGATCCGAGCAACCTGTGGCTGACCATCCACGAGTCGATCGGGCACGCCACCGAGTACGACCGGGCCATCGGATACGAATCGGCCTACGCCGGAACCTCCTTCGCCACTCCCGACACACTCGGGACGCTCCGGTACGGCGCCGCGATCATGCACGTCACCGGCGACCGCACCCAGGCGCACGGGCTGGCCACCGTGGGCTACGACGACGAAGGGGTGGCCGGGCAGCGCTGGGATCTCGTCCGCGACGGTGTCCTGGTGGGCTACCAGCTCGACCGCGCCTTCGCGCCGCGGCTGGGCGTGGACCGATCCAACGGCTGCTCCTACGCCGATTCGGCCCATCATGTGCCGATCCAGCGGATGGCCAACGTCTCGCTGCAGCCCGACCCCGAGACCGATACCAGCACCGCCGATCTCATCTCGCGGGTCGAGGACGGCATCTACATCGTCGGCGATCGGTCGTGGTCGATCGATATGCAGCGCTACAACTTCCAGTTCACCGGGCAGCGGTTCTTCCGGATTCGCAACGGGCAGCTCGACGGACAGCTCCGCGATGTCGCCTATCAGGCCACCACCACCGATTTCTGGGGGTCGATGGAGGCGGTCGGCGGCCGGTCGACCTGGGTGCTCGGCGGCGCGTTCAACTGCGGTAAGGCTCAGCCCGGTCAGATCGCCGCGGTCTCGCACGGATGCCCGTCGGTGCTGGTGCGCGGCGTCAACGTTCTCAATACACGACAGGAGGCGGGGTGA
- a CDS encoding metallopeptidase TldD-related protein has translation MMHGGEVVERALATARADETIVIVTDASEASLRWAGNSMTTNGASVSRAWSVVSIVRDGPGSARVGSVGSTSVDPAEIESVVRAAEEAARTAEPATDAMPLLDPDTAGSAADAAWAAAVPETGIEVFTGIAGDLATGFAGADRLYGFAHHQLDTTWLGTSTGIRRRWTEPTGSIEINGKRGGNGDAASAWVGAPTADFADIGVSALLSELGRRLDWCARRIELPAGRYPTLLPPSAVADLLIPMLWSMDGRGAQEGHTAFARAGGTRIGERLTDIALTMYSDPRAAGLEYRPFVATAASSETTSVFDNGLAADRVDWLRAGVIEALTYPRAAAAEFDAPVTVAGRNLLLTGGTDTTLEQMIAGTERGLLLTCLWYIREVDPATLLQTGLTRDGVYLVQDGAVTAAVNNFRFNESPLDLLRRTTEVGATEITLPREWKDWFTRTAMPPMRIPDFHMSSVSQAT, from the coding sequence ATGATGCACGGCGGCGAGGTCGTCGAACGGGCGCTGGCCACCGCTCGCGCGGACGAGACGATCGTCATCGTCACCGATGCGTCCGAGGCCTCGCTGCGTTGGGCCGGCAATTCCATGACGACCAACGGCGCATCGGTGTCGCGGGCGTGGTCGGTGGTGTCGATTGTGCGGGACGGGCCGGGTTCGGCCCGGGTCGGCAGTGTCGGATCCACCAGCGTGGATCCGGCGGAGATCGAGTCCGTGGTGCGCGCCGCCGAAGAGGCCGCGCGTACGGCCGAACCGGCCACCGACGCGATGCCGCTCCTGGATCCGGACACCGCCGGATCCGCGGCGGATGCGGCGTGGGCCGCCGCGGTGCCCGAGACCGGGATCGAGGTGTTCACCGGGATCGCCGGTGACCTCGCGACCGGCTTCGCCGGCGCCGACCGGCTCTACGGCTTCGCCCACCACCAGCTGGACACCACCTGGCTGGGCACCTCCACCGGGATTCGCCGCCGCTGGACCGAGCCCACCGGCTCGATCGAGATCAACGGCAAACGCGGCGGGAACGGCGACGCGGCCAGTGCCTGGGTCGGCGCGCCGACCGCCGATTTCGCCGATATCGGCGTCTCCGCGCTGCTGTCGGAGCTGGGACGCCGGCTCGATTGGTGCGCGCGCCGGATCGAATTGCCGGCCGGTCGCTATCCGACCCTGCTGCCGCCCTCGGCAGTCGCCGACCTGCTGATTCCGATGCTGTGGTCGATGGACGGGCGCGGCGCGCAGGAGGGGCATACCGCCTTCGCCCGCGCCGGCGGCACCCGAATCGGCGAGCGGCTCACCGACATCGCGCTGACGATGTATTCCGATCCGCGCGCCGCGGGCCTGGAGTACCGGCCGTTCGTCGCTACCGCGGCGTCGTCGGAGACGACGTCGGTCTTCGACAACGGCCTGGCCGCCGATCGCGTCGACTGGCTGCGGGCCGGGGTGATCGAAGCGCTCACCTATCCGCGCGCGGCCGCTGCCGAGTTCGACGCGCCGGTCACCGTGGCGGGCCGCAATCTGCTGCTGACCGGCGGGACGGACACCACACTCGAGCAGATGATCGCCGGCACCGAACGCGGCCTGCTGCTGACCTGCCTGTGGTACATCCGCGAAGTCGATCCGGCGACCCTGCTGCAGACCGGTCTGACCCGTGACGGCGTGTACCTGGTGCAGGACGGGGCGGTGACCGCCGCGGTCAACAACTTCCGCTTCAACGAGAGTCCGCTGGATCTGCTGCGCCGCACCACCGAGGTCGGCGCCACCGAGATCACTTTGCCGCGCGAGTGGAAGGACTGGTTCACTCGTACGGCCATGCCGCCCATGCGGATTCCCGACTTCCACATGTCGTCGGTGAGCCAGGCCACCTGA
- a CDS encoding response regulator, whose protein sequence is MPITVLVVDDQELMRAGLKMVLGAHPDVEVVAEADNGATAVRLADELTPDVVLMDVRMPIVDGVTATAQILESGCGSRVLVMTTFDLDEHALGALRAGASGFLLKDTPPEDLISAIRSVAAGDAVVSPKVTKRLLNRLIAADPTRARDPSVLDVLTAREREVLEQIAAGRSNAEIAAQLYLSEATVKTHVGRVLTKLGLRDRVQAVVLAYETGLVTPGT, encoded by the coding sequence GTGCCGATCACCGTACTCGTCGTCGACGACCAGGAACTGATGCGTGCCGGACTCAAGATGGTGCTGGGTGCGCATCCGGATGTGGAGGTCGTGGCCGAAGCGGACAACGGCGCCACCGCGGTGCGCCTGGCCGATGAACTCACCCCCGATGTGGTGCTGATGGATGTGCGCATGCCCATCGTCGACGGTGTGACCGCGACCGCGCAGATCCTCGAATCCGGATGTGGCAGCCGGGTTCTGGTGATGACCACCTTCGACCTGGACGAGCACGCACTGGGCGCGTTACGCGCGGGAGCGAGCGGATTCCTGCTCAAGGACACCCCGCCGGAGGATCTGATCTCCGCGATCCGCAGTGTCGCCGCGGGGGATGCCGTGGTGTCGCCGAAGGTCACCAAACGGCTGCTGAACAGGTTGATCGCCGCCGATCCCACGCGGGCGCGCGACCCTTCGGTGCTGGATGTGCTCACCGCGCGCGAACGCGAGGTGCTCGAACAGATCGCGGCCGGCCGGTCCAATGCCGAGATCGCCGCGCAACTGTACCTGTCGGAGGCCACCGTGAAGACCCATGTGGGCCGGGTGCTGACCAAACTCGGGCTGCGCGACCGGGTGCAGGCGGTCGTACTCGCCTACGAGACCGGATTGGTCACCCCGGGCACCTGA